The Ziziphus jujuba cultivar Dongzao chromosome 3, ASM3175591v1 region GAGAGGATCATCAGATGGTGGTTTGTATTATAATGGAGACTGTTATTAGTTAGTGTGGACTGGTTGTTGAAGGAATTGAATCTAGGCCTAAATCTGGTAcatagaaataaatatatatatatatatatatatgcctttctaacttgttttaaaaattgacagaaattgattttaaaaaataaaattttttatttaaattttaaaataagcttatttaattaattaatcatcaatttaactattaaaattgtaaaattattgaattgagattatatttcttttactcAATCGAtttgtaataaaatttaataattaaaaatatattattattaataaaaatgtaaaaaaatacatatttaataaaactatttattaattaatatatataaataattaatataattatattatattttataacttCTAATAGTTGAGAATTGTTTGTACCTtacttattttcattttaaaatttaaaatgtaaaaaataaaaaaataattattaaaaaatatatttttttaataattttatatgtaattattaatatatcatgtatataacattttagaattaaatttttacatatcaaatatatatatatatatatatatatatatatatatatatatatatatatatatatatatatatatatatatatatatatatatatatatatatatatatatatatatatatatatatgtgcgcgcgcgcgcgcgcgcgctGAGAAGTAATGTGAAGCTCGTTCTttgctaattaatattattgttgttgttatttatttattatttttttatgatcaaTGATTTTGACAAATAACTTAAGTAAAGACTTTTGGCATAGATGTCTAAGTTGGAGGCTaacttattcatttatttattcttttctaCGAACGAGTGGCATGGTAGTCAAATGATTGGTGTACAAATAATTCTCAAAGTTGGACAAAACTTGCTTTTCCATATGCATTGTTTTTTCTGCTAGCAACTtccagttttatttatttatttattataacagTAAAGTCTTACAATTGACTAGGATTATGTCAAAGTGGTCGATAAAATATGCAATATATGTTTGCAACCACTACCAAATCCTGGTGTTTATCATATTTGTCTTAATCAGAAAATGTGAAAGTCCTAGGATGatccttctcttctcttccctTGACTGATTGATTTCCTACCTTAAGAAATCTCTCATTCCTTTTAGTTTAATCGAGTATATTGCAATCGCAAGGAAGGTTAACTTGGATATATAAAAGGATCCCAATTTCATTCCACAGAAGAAAAAAGGATTCCTCAAGTTTGCATAAGGTGAAGGAAGATGGTAAAGTTGTTCAACCAAAGGAGAACCAGAACGCCGAGGACAAAACAGAGCAGCAAACAGAGATCATCACCAACATGGGACAAGGACTCTACTGGGCTGCAGTAAGAGGCGATTTCAGTATGTTTCAAGATAAAGATCAACTTCAAAATCTACTGACTCCAAATAAGAACACAATCCTTCATATCTATGTCACAACGCCGAATATCTCAAACCAACCATTTTTGTGGAAAGTGTGCTTACTAAGTGTCTAGCGCTGCTGATGCAGCCCAACAAGAAAAACGAGACTCCCCTGCACATAGCAGCGAGATATGGACATGATTCAATACTGAAGATCCTCATTCAACATGCAAAAGGTCATCATCCTCAAAACCAGGAGAGAGGTTTAGAAGAAGCCAGGCGGATGATGAGGATGCTTAATGAAAATCAAGATACAGCTTTCCATGAGGCGGTTCGATTTCATCATTTAAGTGTGGTGCAAATATTGATAGAGGAAGACCCCAATTTGGTATATTTGGCTAATAAGGAACAGGAGACTCCACTCTACATGGCAGCTGAGAGAGGATACAGTGATATTGTGTTTAAGATATTAGACAAGTGCAAATCACCAACTACTGGTGGTCCTGATGGCAGAAATGCTCTGCATGCTGCCACTATACGAAAAGATCAAGGTATTGCGAAAttctttatatacatatatatatatatatattgaaaaaatgtttatatatatatatatatatatgttgaaaatTGTTTATAGAATGCTAATCCATTTATGTCTAGTGGCACAACAACATATTATTGTATGGTTTCCATGGTACTACAGCATGTTGatatataaatctaaaaaacTCAGGTTAAACAGGAAAAACTTAGTTACATCAGAAAGTTAGAGTTTATGCTATGTGTATATTGATATttgctcttcttttttttttctttttttttaatcttcttctCGGTTGatatgattattatatatacaaatatggtTCTGTTTCCTGGAAGTggcatatatttgatttttctttaatttagaaatgataaaaaagatCCTAGCAAAAATGGGAGATCTGTTGAAAGAAACAGATCGAGTGGGCTGGAATCCGTTGCACCATGCTGCATATATGGGATATCTTCCTGCAGTGAAACCGTTTCTAGAATTACCAATTGGCAGCGCAGAAGCAGCCTACATGAAAGACACAGAAGGAAACACTGCTCTTCATCTTGCAGCAGCTTGGGACCATGAGGAGGTAACATCAGAAATTATACAAAAATGTCCGGAATGCTGTGAATTAGTGAACAAAGCAGGCTCGAGTATTTTACACGCTGCTGTGCAGAGCGATAGTACTACTCAACGGGCAATGGATGCTATACTGAGAAGGAATGCGCTCAAAAACTTGTTGAATGAAAAGGATAATAAAGGGAACACTCCACTCCATCACATTGCCATTTCACTTATTATTGACCTGGTTGATCTCATTGATCACGGTGGAGTGGATAGAATGGCATTCAacaatcaaaaccaaaatgcACTTGACATTGCTTCCGCTACTAAAACTCAAGCAGCGAGGAAGGTGAGTTATATGTATGCAATTcctattttttttggtggtatacaatttgttattttgttgattatttatttatttatttattttctctggtATAGATATTGCCTTATAGAATGTTCGTTATTAAGTC contains the following coding sequences:
- the LOC132799318 gene encoding protein ACCELERATED CELL DEATH 6-like; amino-acid sequence: MQPNKKNETPLHIAARYGHDSILKILIQHAKGHHPQNQERGLEEARRMMRMLNENQDTAFHEAVRFHHLSVVQILIEEDPNLVYLANKEQETPLYMAAERGYSDIVFKILDKCKSPTTGGPDGRNALHAATIRKDQEMIKKILAKMGDLLKETDRVGWNPLHHAAYMGYLPAVKPFLELPIGSAEAAYMKDTEGNTALHLAAAWDHEEVTSEIIQKCPECCELVNKAGSSILHAAVQSDSTTQRAMDAILRRNALKNLLNEKDNKGNTPLHHIAISLIIDLVDLIDHGGVDRMAFNNQNQNALDIASATKTQAARKNQFIQRLQKNGLRSGTRLQHHPSNDDKEEEIEEDASTLSELDKAKDANLIVAALTATVTFSAGFTVPGGFISDKGPLQGTPILGDSSAFKAFIIMDTLAMVLSSSAVSVHLFLSFREDKSRLLWYFVLAFALTAMGMAAMVLAFVTGTYAMLGYSRALSIVACVVGLSFFLLFYKLLKKNFSS